Part of the Trypanosoma brucei brucei TREU927 chromosome 2, complete sequence genome, CATACACATACGCAATAATTTCCAAGCTAATATTTGTAACTCTGGATCTTTCACAACTTGGGTATGTATGTAACATTGTAAAttgctttgcttcttttgcaAAATAATTTGTGGAAGAGTTCTTGATAAGACTGAAAGGTggaataatataaaaaaatgatgaagtATTTGCTGGTATTTGCAATTATTGCCACAAGAATCCCTGTGTTGTTGGCGACTAATGGTGGAGATAAACATGTGAAAGCTAACAAGAAGTTGACGAAAGAGGGAGCAGCGGCACTCTGTAAAATGAAGCATCTTGCTGATAAAGTTGCAGAGGAGAGATCACAAGAGTTGAAGGATAGAACTCAAATTTTTGCTGGTTATATAGAGTTCGAGTTGTATAGAATAGATTATTGGTTGGAAAAGCTGAACGGTCCGAAGGGGCGAAAAGACGGTTATGCTAAGCTGTCTGACTCTGATatagaaaaagtaaaggagataTTCAACAAGGCAAAAGATGGAATAGCTAAGCAACTCCCTGAGGCAAAGAAAGCCGGTGAGGAAGCTGAAAAACTACACAccgaagtgaagaaggccgCGGCGAATGCACGTGGAGTGAGGTTAAGTGAAGGAACGAACTCTAGTGGCCTTTACAGGATTTTGGATTGGTATTGTtttaaagaaggggagaatgCGGGTAAGAGCGACAACTGTGATGGCGTCAAGTTCAGCGTGCATTACGAAACGCACAGAAGAAGGAATGTTATTgactgcagcagcaccggCTATGAGGAGAATTATGATTGGTCTGCGAACGCGCTGCAGGTGGCCCTAAATAGCTGGGAGAATGTGAAGCCAAAAAAATTGGAGTCAGCCGGGTCGGACATGAATTGCAACATCGGCCAATCTTCCGAGAGCCATCCATGCACCATGACAGAGGAGTGGCAGACTCCATACAAGGAAACTGTCGAAAAGCTAAGGGAACTTGAGGATGCGTaccaaaggggaaagaaggctCATGATGCTATGTTGGGTTACGCTAATACCGCATATGCTGTGAACACGAAAGTGGAACAGGAAAAGCCGCTGACAGAGGTGATAGCGGCAGCCAAGGAAGCAGGGAAAAAGGGCGCGAAAATTATAATACCCGCAGCTGCCCCAGCAACACCGACTAAC contains:
- a CDS encoding 65 kDa invariant surface glycoprotein, whose translation is MMKYLLVFAIIATRIPVLLATNGGDKHVKANKKLTKEGAAALCKMKHLADKVAEERSQELKDRTQIFAGYIEFELYRIDYWLEKLNGPKGRKDGYAKLSDSDIEKVKEIFNKAKDGIAKQLPEAKKAGEEAEKLHTEVKKAAANARGVRLSEGTNSSGLYRILDWYCFKEGENAGKSDNCDGVKFSVHYETHRRRNVIDCSSTGYEENYDWSANALQVALNSWENVKPKKLESAGSDMNCNIGQSSESHPCTMTEEWQTPYKETVEKLRELEDAYQRGKKAHDAMLGYANTAYAVNTKVEQEKPLTEVIAAAKEAGKKGAKIIIPAAAPATPTNSTKNEDSASTEHVDRGIATNETQVEVGIDADFDSLLDATEAAEVTRRHQRTAMIILAVLVPAIILVVTAVAFFIMVKRRRNSSQDVDTGKAEGGVSSVKVVM